The nucleotide window TGTTTTCGGTTATTATTATGCCGATGATGATGAATTCTTTTTTAAAAAAGATGTTGAAGTTATTAATCCGAGATTTAAGATGTATTCAGATACATTAAAGCATGATACCGAAACAAAAGTTTCCTATTTTATGGGACCTACTGATATTATCAGTGATTCAAATTATATTTATTGTGAAAACGGATGGTATGATCATAACAGAGATATTTCTCAATTCAATGAAAACGCTTATCTGAAAAATAAAGAACAAATTCTAAAGGGGGACAGTTTATATTATAACAGAAATACAGGTATAGGCAAAGCATATAATAATGTTACATTTAAAGATAGTTTGCAAGATGTTTTACTTCTCGGTAATGACGGATTTTATAATGAAAAAACAGGTTTTTCATTTATGACTGACAGTGCATTATTTATTCAAGTATCAGAAAAATCAGATTCTATGTTTATGCATGCTGACACTCTGAGGTCATTTAAAGATTCAATTCTTGAAGATGAAAAATACAGAGTTTTCAGAATTATTCAAGCTTATAATCATGTGAAAACATATAAAGTTGATTTTCAATCAAAATGCGATTCATTAGTTTATAGTTTAAAAGATTCAATTATTGAAATGTATATAAATCCGGTTTTATGGTCGGATTCTAATCAACTTTTTGCAGATTATATTTTAATACATACACATAAAAACGAAGTTGAAAGGGTAGATATGACAAATAATGCATTTATTATATCTCAATCTGATTCTGTTCGTTTTGATCAAATATTCGGAAAAGATATGGTTGCCTATGTTGATGAACGAAAATTACAACAGATAGATGTAAATTCTGACGGAAAATCTGTTTATTTTATAAGAGACGATAATAAAAGATTAATAGGAGTGAACTTTATCGAATGTACTGATATGGAGATTTATATGAAAGATAATAAAGTGGATAAAATATGGTTTTTTGAAGAACCGAAAGGTAAGATTCATCCGCCTTTAACTTTAGATATTTCGAAAACTTTATTACCAAATTTTAGATGGGAAATAGATTACAGGCCTGAAAATAAAAATGAGATTTTTATATGGAAGAAAGAATCAGATACTTTTATTGATGAAAATAATAAAGATGAAGCATCAGAAGGTGATTCGGGGCATAATGAAGATGAAGCCTCTGAAAATAATACGCAACAAAATGAAGATGAGAATGATAAAAAATAAAAAAGTGCGAATTACATCGCACTTTTTTATTAATATTCGTCTTCGTTAAAAAAGAAGTCGTCTTTACTTGGGTAGTCAGGCCATATGTCTTCAATGCTGTCGTAGCTTTCTCCTTCATCTTCTACTTCCTGAAGATTCTCTACAACTTCCAAAGGTGCCCCTGAACGAATTGCAAAGTCAATTAACTCTTCTTTAGTCGCAGGCCAAGGTGCATCCTCTAATTTAGATGCTAATTCCAGTGTCCAATACATTTTAAAGTTTATTTGGTTATAATTATCTTATTTTTTTTTAGGTTTGCAAATATATAAAAAATTCTAATACAAAAAATTTTTTTATAATTTGTGCAAAAGGCTTGTTCTTTCAGTATTTATAAGTTTTTTCTTCAATACCTGATTCAAAAGACAATGCTCTTGACAATACAAAAAAGTAATCAGACAACCGATTCAAATATTTAATTAATAATACATCTACAGTTTCATTACTTGCAAGTTTTACAACTTCTCTTTCTGCTCTTCTGCAGATAGTTCTGCAAACATGACAATGTGCAGTTTCCTGATTGCCTCCGGGAATAATAAATGATTTTACCGGTGGAAGATATTTATTTAATATATCAATCTTTTTCTCAATTGACAGTATATCTTCTTCTGTAATTTCAGGTATTTTTAGTTTTTGATTGCCTCTGATTGCCAACACAGAACCAATATGGAATAATTTATTTTGAATTTCAAACATATCTTTTTTATGGCTTTCTTTTATATCATTTGATGCCAGTAAACCTATAAAGGAATTTAGTTCATCTGTTGATCCGTATGCCGTAATTCTGTCATTAAATTTACTTACCCTGCCCCCGTCTAATAGAGATGTTTCTCCTTTATCACCGGTTTTAGTATAGATTTTCATTATAATAGTTATTTTGTTAAAGAGACTATAAATTTTCATATTAATAATGCAAGATACTGAATATTCTGTTGTTTTTATTGTATTTTTGCCGAAATTTATTAAAATATTAAAAGCTTATGAAGAAAAAAATATTGTTATTTATTTTGATTATTGTTGTCGCAGGAACAAGTTTGTATTTTTTTAAAGTATATGATTACAAAAATACTGAAGAAATTGTACTAAAAGACACTTTATCAATTGAAGAAGATAAAAATATTATATATGGATTAAATGCTGATGATTATATAATTAAATTTGATGAGATACAACCTGATATGTTCTTAAGTACATTGTTTGATAAATATAATGTAAGCAGTAAACTATTCGGAATCTTAAAGAAAACAAAAGGCATTTTTGATGTAAGAAAGATTAAAAGAGGACAAAAGTACAGTGTTTTCTTCTCAAAAGACACCTCAAAAACTGTTAATTATATTATTTATGAAAAAA belongs to Bacteroidales bacterium and includes:
- a CDS encoding cob(I)yrinic acid a,c-diamide adenosyltransferase, whose amino-acid sequence is MKIYTKTGDKGETSLLDGGRVSKFNDRITAYGSTDELNSFIGLLASNDIKESHKKDMFEIQNKLFHIGSVLAIRGNQKLKIPEITEEDILSIEKKIDILNKYLPPVKSFIIPGGNQETAHCHVCRTICRRAEREVVKLASNETVDVLLIKYLNRLSDYFFVLSRALSFESGIEEKTYKY
- a CDS encoding DUF2795 domain-containing protein, giving the protein MYWTLELASKLEDAPWPATKEELIDFAIRSGAPLEVVENLQEVEDEGESYDSIEDIWPDYPSKDDFFFNEDEY